One window of Athalia rosae chromosome 2, iyAthRosa1.1, whole genome shotgun sequence genomic DNA carries:
- the LOC105689146 gene encoding sialin, with product MASNRIIGDGITCRQVLNIMVILGFMLNYMLRVNLTIAIVAMVVPRNHSNGNHSTIPEDSGCGGPTLHESPVTESPLFVYPVGLSGENHTGNASFQETEHHVSKMDVLEQTRYMWDEYEVNLILGSFFWGYICTEVPGGRLAEIVGAKRVFGYSMLAASAITLFTPVAASFGYVAVTVVRIILGLMLGATWPAIHPMTARWIPPMERSKFVSNMMASSLGAAITMPICGYLIASLGWESVFYVTGGISLIWSIVWFLVVFDSPAQHPRISSTERRYIEEAIGTASSSKHLAVPWKALLTSPPVWAIIITHGCNVFGYFTVVNQLPSYMKYILNFNIKENGLLSSLPYLGKYLCAVFMATLADYLRRSKRISVTTIRKSFSAFALTFPGILMIVQAYLGCDRVTSVVIFTTALTINGAVTGGFLGNGLDIAPNFSGTIFGMANTLSSLGGTVSSFMVGTLTFENQTFPQWRIIFWILAAVYLTGALMFTIFGTGELQSWNNSTDSSVPGKVANSENAVHSEELVSLKDKTAA from the exons ATGGCATCGAATCGTATCATAGGAG acggGATAACATGTCGCCAGGTACTGAATATCATGGTAATACTTGGATTCATGTTGAATTACATGCTCCGCGTAAATCTCACAATAGCTATTGTCGCCATGGTGGTACCGAGAAATCACAGTAACGGAAATCACTCAACAATCCCTGAAGATTCTGGGTGCGGAGGACCTACGTTGCACGAATCTCCCGTCACGGAATCTCCTCTATTCGTATACCCCGTCGGGTTATCTGGGGAGAATCATACGGGGAACGCAAGCTTCCAGGAAACCGAGCATCATGTATCGAAGATG GACGTCTTGGAACAGACGAGGTACATGTGGGACGAGTACGAGGTCAATCTGATTTTGGGAAGCTTTTTCTGGGGATACATTTGCACGGAGGTACCGGGAGGTCGACTCGCCGAAATTGTCGGAGCAAAAAGAGTATTCGGATACAGTATGTTAGCCGCGAGCGCTATTACCTTGTTCACCCCAGTGGCAGCTTCATTTGGCTACGTCGCGGTCACAGTTGTCAGAATCATATTGGGACTGATGTTG GGAGCCACTTGGCCCGCCATTCATCCCATGACCGCCCGGTGGATTCCCCCCATGGAACGGAGCAAGTTTGTATCGAACATGATGG CATCCTCGTTAGGCGCGGCTATTACCATGCCGATTTGCGGTTACCTCATAGCATCCTTGGGTTGGGAATCGGTGTTTTACGTAACCGGAGGGATCAGTTTGATCTGGAGTATCGTCTGGTTTTTGGTTGTCTTCGATTCTCCCGCCCAGCATCCTCGGATTTCTTCAACTGAAAGAAGATACATCGAAGAGGCTATCGGGACGGCTTCTTCCTCAAAG CACTTGGCCGTACCATGGAAAGCGTTGCTGACCTCACCTCCGGTTTGGGCAATCATAATTACCCACGGCTGCAACGTCTTCGGATACTTCACCGTGGTCAATCAATTGCCGTCTTAcatgaagtatattttgaacTTCAATATCAAGgag aACGGTTTACTATCATCTCTACCGTATCTCGGAAAGTATTTATGTGCAGTATTCATGGCGACCCTCGCCGATTACTTGAGACGTAGTAAAAGAATATCCGTGACGACGATCCGCAAATCTTTCAGTGCCTTCG CACTAACGTTCCCGGGTATCCTGATGATAGTTCAGGCTTATCTGGGATGTGACAGGGTCACTTCCGTCGTGATATTCACAACCGCCCTGACCATAAACGGAGCGGTAACCGGTGGTTTTCTTGGGAACGGTTTGGACATTGCTCCGAATTTCTCCGGTACAATTTTCGGAATGGCGAATACCCTGAGTTCGTTGGGTGGAACGGTCAGCAGTTTTATGGTCGGTACGTTGACCTTCGAGAATCAAACATTCCCTCAATGGAGGATAATATTTTGGATCCTCGCCGCCGTCTACCTAACCGGTGCTCTGATGTTCACAATTTTCGGTACCGGGGAACTTCAATCTTGGAATAATTCAACCGATTCGAGTGTTCCGGGTAAAGTAGCGAACTCAGAAAACGCTGTGCATTCCGAGGAACTTGTATCTCTGAAAGATAAGACTGCAGCATGA